The following proteins are co-located in the Oncorhynchus clarkii lewisi isolate Uvic-CL-2024 chromosome 30, UVic_Ocla_1.0, whole genome shotgun sequence genome:
- the LOC139389861 gene encoding E3 ubiquitin-protein ligase ARK2C-like isoform X1: MVLVHVGYLVLPVFGSVRNRGSHFNRQQQQHSHATSCRHFQLGPQAQLPIDFPMPHPGQPQSGINPHLAPPGHQHSPQLHPPLNPLPPTPQFQDISAPPFLPQALHQQYLLQQQILETQHRRIMPPSSRHQPHRLRPGYEFAPALHIPPQPAAQQPRYLAEGTDWDLSVDAGLPPPQYHVRPLPQHYHHYLTSPRMHHFPRNNASTQVVVHEIRNYPYPQLHLLALQGLNPSRHASAVRESYEELLQLEDRLGSVNRGAVQTTIERFTYPHKYKKRIPQDLKLGLVDEELDTDEKCTICLSMLEDGEDVRRLPCMHLFHQACVDQWLATSRKCPICRVDIETQLAPDS; this comes from the exons GATCCCACTTTAaccggcagcagcagcagcatagcCATGCTACCTCTTGTCGGCACTTCCAGCTAGGCCCCCAGGCCCAGCTGCCCATTGACTTCCCAATGCCCCACCCAGGTCAGCCCCAGTCGGGCATCAACCCCCACCTGGCTCCCCCTGGCCATCAGCATTCTCCCCAGCTCCACCCGCCCCTCAACCCCCTACCCCCCACACCCCAGTTCCAGGACATTTCTGCCCCCCCTTTCCTACCTCAGGCCTTACACCAGCAGTACCTCCTCCAGCAGCAGATCCTAGAGACCCAGCACCGGCGCATCATGCCACCTTCCAG CAGACACCAGCCCCACAGACTGCGGCCGGGTTACGAGTTTGCTCCCGCCCTCCACATCCCCCCACAGCCTGCGGCCCAGCAGCCTCGCTACCTGGCTGAAGGCACAGACTG GGATTTGAGTGTGGACGCGGGGCTCCCTCCTCCTCAGTACCACGTCCGCCCACTGCCCCAGCACTACCATCACTACCTGACATCTCCCAGGATGCATCACTTCCCCAGGAACAATGCCTCCACCCAAGTG GTTGTCCATGAGATCAGAAACTACCCGTATCCTCAGTTACACCTGCTGGCTCTGCAGGGCCTCAACCCCTCCCGCCACGCATCAGCTGTGAGAGAGAGCTATGAG GAGCTACTGCAGCTGGAGGACAGGTTGGGCAGTGTGAACCGAGGGGCTGTCCAGACCACTATTGAAAGGTTTACCTACCCTCACAAATACAAGAAG AGGATACCTCAGGACCTGAAGCTCGGGCTGGTGGATGAGGAACTGGATACAGATGAGAAGTGTACCATCTGTCTATCAATgctggaggatggagaggatgtcAG GAGATTACCCTGCATGCATCTCTTCCACCAGGCGTGTGTGGACCAGTGGCTGGCCACCAGTAGGAAATGCCCCATATGCAGGGTGGACATTGAGACCCAGCTGGCACCAGACAGCTGA
- the LOC139389861 gene encoding E3 ubiquitin-protein ligase ARK2C-like isoform X2, which produces MVLVHVGYLVLPVFGSVRNRGSHFNRQQQQHSHATSCRHFQLGPQAQLPIDFPMPHPGQPQSGINPHLAPPGHQHSPQLHPPLNPLPPTPQFQDISAPPFLPQALHQQYLLQQQILETQHRRIMPPSRHQPHRLRPGYEFAPALHIPPQPAAQQPRYLAEGTDWDLSVDAGLPPPQYHVRPLPQHYHHYLTSPRMHHFPRNNASTQVVVHEIRNYPYPQLHLLALQGLNPSRHASAVRESYEELLQLEDRLGSVNRGAVQTTIERFTYPHKYKKRIPQDLKLGLVDEELDTDEKCTICLSMLEDGEDVRRLPCMHLFHQACVDQWLATSRKCPICRVDIETQLAPDS; this is translated from the exons GATCCCACTTTAaccggcagcagcagcagcatagcCATGCTACCTCTTGTCGGCACTTCCAGCTAGGCCCCCAGGCCCAGCTGCCCATTGACTTCCCAATGCCCCACCCAGGTCAGCCCCAGTCGGGCATCAACCCCCACCTGGCTCCCCCTGGCCATCAGCATTCTCCCCAGCTCCACCCGCCCCTCAACCCCCTACCCCCCACACCCCAGTTCCAGGACATTTCTGCCCCCCCTTTCCTACCTCAGGCCTTACACCAGCAGTACCTCCTCCAGCAGCAGATCCTAGAGACCCAGCACCGGCGCATCATGCCACCTTCCAG ACACCAGCCCCACAGACTGCGGCCGGGTTACGAGTTTGCTCCCGCCCTCCACATCCCCCCACAGCCTGCGGCCCAGCAGCCTCGCTACCTGGCTGAAGGCACAGACTG GGATTTGAGTGTGGACGCGGGGCTCCCTCCTCCTCAGTACCACGTCCGCCCACTGCCCCAGCACTACCATCACTACCTGACATCTCCCAGGATGCATCACTTCCCCAGGAACAATGCCTCCACCCAAGTG GTTGTCCATGAGATCAGAAACTACCCGTATCCTCAGTTACACCTGCTGGCTCTGCAGGGCCTCAACCCCTCCCGCCACGCATCAGCTGTGAGAGAGAGCTATGAG GAGCTACTGCAGCTGGAGGACAGGTTGGGCAGTGTGAACCGAGGGGCTGTCCAGACCACTATTGAAAGGTTTACCTACCCTCACAAATACAAGAAG AGGATACCTCAGGACCTGAAGCTCGGGCTGGTGGATGAGGAACTGGATACAGATGAGAAGTGTACCATCTGTCTATCAATgctggaggatggagaggatgtcAG GAGATTACCCTGCATGCATCTCTTCCACCAGGCGTGTGTGGACCAGTGGCTGGCCACCAGTAGGAAATGCCCCATATGCAGGGTGGACATTGAGACCCAGCTGGCACCAGACAGCTGA
- the LOC139389861 gene encoding E3 ubiquitin-protein ligase ARK2C-like isoform X3 produces MPHPGQPQSGINPHLAPPGHQHSPQLHPPLNPLPPTPQFQDISAPPFLPQALHQQYLLQQQILETQHRRIMPPSSRHQPHRLRPGYEFAPALHIPPQPAAQQPRYLAEGTDWDLSVDAGLPPPQYHVRPLPQHYHHYLTSPRMHHFPRNNASTQVVVHEIRNYPYPQLHLLALQGLNPSRHASAVRESYEELLQLEDRLGSVNRGAVQTTIERFTYPHKYKKRIPQDLKLGLVDEELDTDEKCTICLSMLEDGEDVRRLPCMHLFHQACVDQWLATSRKCPICRVDIETQLAPDS; encoded by the exons ATGCCCCACCCAGGTCAGCCCCAGTCGGGCATCAACCCCCACCTGGCTCCCCCTGGCCATCAGCATTCTCCCCAGCTCCACCCGCCCCTCAACCCCCTACCCCCCACACCCCAGTTCCAGGACATTTCTGCCCCCCCTTTCCTACCTCAGGCCTTACACCAGCAGTACCTCCTCCAGCAGCAGATCCTAGAGACCCAGCACCGGCGCATCATGCCACCTTCCAG CAGACACCAGCCCCACAGACTGCGGCCGGGTTACGAGTTTGCTCCCGCCCTCCACATCCCCCCACAGCCTGCGGCCCAGCAGCCTCGCTACCTGGCTGAAGGCACAGACTG GGATTTGAGTGTGGACGCGGGGCTCCCTCCTCCTCAGTACCACGTCCGCCCACTGCCCCAGCACTACCATCACTACCTGACATCTCCCAGGATGCATCACTTCCCCAGGAACAATGCCTCCACCCAAGTG GTTGTCCATGAGATCAGAAACTACCCGTATCCTCAGTTACACCTGCTGGCTCTGCAGGGCCTCAACCCCTCCCGCCACGCATCAGCTGTGAGAGAGAGCTATGAG GAGCTACTGCAGCTGGAGGACAGGTTGGGCAGTGTGAACCGAGGGGCTGTCCAGACCACTATTGAAAGGTTTACCTACCCTCACAAATACAAGAAG AGGATACCTCAGGACCTGAAGCTCGGGCTGGTGGATGAGGAACTGGATACAGATGAGAAGTGTACCATCTGTCTATCAATgctggaggatggagaggatgtcAG GAGATTACCCTGCATGCATCTCTTCCACCAGGCGTGTGTGGACCAGTGGCTGGCCACCAGTAGGAAATGCCCCATATGCAGGGTGGACATTGAGACCCAGCTGGCACCAGACAGCTGA
- the LOC139389692 gene encoding large ribosomal subunit protein eL37-like encodes MTKGTSSFGKRRNKTHALCRRCGSKAYHLQKSSCGKCGYPEKRKRKYNWSAKAKRRNTTGSGRIRHLRVVYRRFRNGFREGTVPKPKRAAVAASSSS; translated from the exons ATG ACGAAGGGAACGTCATCATTTGGTAAACGTCGCAACAAGACGCATGCCCTGTGTCGTCGGTGCGGCTCCAAGGCATACCACCTTCAAAAGTCATCTTGCGGAAAGTGTGGCTACCCCGAAAAGCGCAAGAGAAAGT ATAACTGGAGTGCCAAGGCCAAGAGACGCAACACCACCGGGTCTGGCCGTATCAGACACCTGAGGGTTGTCTACCGCAGATTCAG GAATGGATTCCGTGAGGGAACTGTCCCCAAGCCCAAGAGAGCAGCAgtggctgcctccagctcttcttag